A portion of the Acidisoma sp. PAMC 29798 genome contains these proteins:
- a CDS encoding ISKra4 family transposase, with amino-acid sequence MCGDCMKLRRRRDSRTRKIQTLFGTIAVDAPRISVCPCRNNWGFVDVSQSPLAELLLDRCTPELRQLQGELSVRHSYREAARLLNTFLPCDPVSHATVRNRTHRVAADLEQKAIALPNSEPESDPAAELLVLIDGADIRAAHGYQSRHLDVTFGKIEVTGKPPRRFALAPKGAPSPLATLRQALHEQGWRPGRAITVLSDGEAALPGLVRAAVGEPVTCILDWWHISMRVQHIQQALRGIDALDPQHRAGLEMVEWRIGRLRHLIWNGYHEEAHDELFGVRHTASEVAYLNGERFRPAVARLLWNCDDLRRYLANNTGSLIDYGARYRSKLPISTSRAEGCVDEIANARMAKKQRMRWSPQGAHRIAIVRAAVLDGRLKSEVSGLLAA; translated from the coding sequence GTGTGCGGCGACTGTATGAAGCTCAGACGGCGGCGGGATAGCCGGACCCGCAAGATCCAGACCCTGTTCGGAACCATTGCCGTTGACGCGCCTCGTATCAGCGTGTGCCCGTGCAGGAACAATTGGGGCTTTGTCGATGTCTCCCAGTCGCCGCTGGCGGAGCTTCTGCTGGACCGGTGCACGCCTGAGCTTCGGCAGCTACAGGGTGAGTTGAGCGTCCGGCACTCCTACCGCGAGGCGGCTCGGCTGCTGAACACCTTTTTGCCCTGCGATCCGGTGAGCCACGCGACCGTGCGCAACCGAACGCATCGTGTCGCGGCTGATCTTGAACAGAAGGCGATCGCGCTCCCGAATTCGGAACCGGAAAGCGATCCGGCAGCTGAACTCTTGGTCTTGATCGACGGAGCGGATATTCGGGCAGCCCATGGCTATCAATCGCGACACCTCGACGTCACCTTTGGCAAGATCGAGGTGACGGGCAAACCGCCGCGGCGGTTTGCCCTCGCACCCAAGGGTGCGCCGTCGCCACTCGCGACATTGCGCCAGGCGCTTCACGAGCAGGGATGGCGGCCCGGTCGCGCCATCACGGTCCTTAGCGACGGTGAGGCGGCGCTTCCTGGTCTTGTCCGTGCGGCAGTTGGGGAGCCGGTCACCTGTATTTTGGATTGGTGGCACATCTCCATGCGCGTGCAGCACATCCAGCAAGCCTTGCGAGGAATCGATGCTCTCGACCCTCAACACAGAGCGGGGTTGGAGATGGTTGAATGGAGAATTGGACGCCTTCGCCATCTTATCTGGAACGGATATCACGAGGAGGCACACGACGAGTTATTCGGGGTGCGCCACACCGCGTCAGAGGTTGCGTATCTGAATGGTGAGAGATTCAGACCTGCTGTCGCTAGGCTACTCTGGAACTGCGATGATCTACGCCGCTACCTGGCGAACAACACCGGGTCACTCATCGATTATGGCGCGCGCTACCGCTCCAAGCTGCCGATCTCAACGTCTCGGGCCGAGGGTTGCGTTGACGAAATCGCCAATGCTCGCATGGCGAAGAAGCAGCGGATGAGGTGGTCGCCCCAGGGCGCTCATCGGATTGCCATCGTCCGCGCCGCGGTGTTGGATGGCCGACTGAAATCGGAAGTGAGCGGGCTTCTGGCCGCCTGA
- the tnpC gene encoding IS66 family transposase — protein MTALLCRRKKRSSLTLRQSDQDFSAPPGLITHVVVSKYCDHIPLHRQAGISLREGVELDRSTLADWIGQALFLLAPLAEAIGRHVRAGVAVHADDTTVPVLSPGLGKTRTGRLWVAVRDERPWGSDVPPAAFYRYSADRKGVHVEALLGSYRGFLHADGYSGFTRFYKPTTALGDAPLVEVACWSHARRCFYDVHHQTGSPIALEALHRIAALFAVEGHIRGKPPDQRAFARREHAEPLLEHLKQFLEKELLRISGKSSLAEAIRYTLSRWKALTRYVTDGRLEISNNAAERAMKPPVLGRKNYLFCGSDAGGQRAACMYTIVETAKMNGINPQTYLTNIIGRIADHPIHRIYELLPWRWKP, from the coding sequence ATGACCGCCCTCCTATGTCGCAGAAAGAAGCGATCTTCCCTGACCCTACGTCAGTCTGACCAGGATTTTTCCGCTCCCCCGGGACTGATCACCCATGTCGTCGTGTCGAAATACTGCGACCACATCCCACTGCACCGCCAGGCGGGGATCAGCCTCCGTGAAGGGGTGGAACTGGACCGCTCGACACTCGCCGACTGGATAGGCCAGGCGTTGTTCCTGCTGGCGCCTCTTGCCGAAGCCATCGGTCGTCATGTCCGTGCGGGCGTCGCTGTCCATGCCGATGACACCACGGTTCCGGTGCTCTCGCCGGGTCTGGGCAAGACCAGGACGGGACGGCTCTGGGTCGCGGTGCGGGACGAGCGGCCCTGGGGATCGGATGTGCCGCCCGCGGCATTCTACCGCTACTCGGCAGACCGGAAGGGCGTCCATGTGGAAGCGTTGCTGGGCTCCTATCGTGGGTTCCTGCATGCCGACGGCTACAGCGGATTTACCCGGTTCTACAAGCCGACGACCGCACTGGGTGATGCCCCGCTGGTCGAGGTCGCATGCTGGAGCCACGCCCGGCGGTGCTTCTACGACGTGCACCATCAAACGGGGTCGCCGATCGCCCTTGAAGCTCTTCACCGGATCGCGGCTTTGTTCGCCGTCGAAGGGCACATCCGCGGAAAGCCGCCCGACCAGCGCGCCTTCGCAAGGCGAGAACACGCCGAGCCACTGTTGGAGCATCTCAAGCAATTCCTCGAAAAAGAGCTCCTCCGGATCAGCGGCAAGAGCTCTCTCGCCGAGGCAATCCGCTACACCCTGTCACGCTGGAAAGCGCTGACCCGCTACGTCACGGATGGCAGGCTCGAGATCAGCAATAACGCCGCTGAACGCGCCATGAAACCTCCCGTCCTCGGAAGAAAGAATTACCTGTTCTGCGGCTCTGACGCTGGCGGACAGCGCGCCGCCTGCATGTACACGATCGTCGAGACGGCCAAGATGAACGGCATCAACCCTCAGACCTATTTAACCAATATCATCGGAAGGATCGCCGACCATCCTATCCACAGGATCTATGAGCTTCTGCCATGGCGATGGAAACCATAG
- a CDS encoding IS1/IS1595 family N-terminal zinc-binding domain-containing protein, with protein sequence MNGEVTARGYRRYRCRDCGRQFNERSGGC encoded by the coding sequence ATGAACGGGGAGGTCACGGCACGAGGCTACCGGCGATACCGATGCCGCGATTGCGGACGGCAGTTCAACGAGCGCAGCGGTGGGTGCTGA